Proteins from a genomic interval of Magnetococcales bacterium:
- a CDS encoding CbbQ/NirQ/NorQ/GpvN family protein, translating to MSSSVLAVEENRILDEPYFEPSGNEINLFTAACDNHLPLLLKGPTGCGKSRFVEHMAWRLKRPLITVSCHEDMTATDLVGRYLVVGGETVWQDGPLTRAVRHGGICYLDEIVEARKDTTVVIHPLADDRRILPMEKLGTLLTADPDFSLVISYNPGYQSVLKDLKQSTRQRFVAMAFDYPEAELEAVIIQREAGLAGKMAASLVKFAHLTRNLKGNGLEEGASTRLLVHAGKLIHAGHTPAQACAAAITQALTDDPEMIAAVDALCESIF from the coding sequence ATGTCCTCATCTGTTTTGGCGGTAGAAGAAAATCGCATTCTTGACGAGCCCTATTTTGAGCCGTCAGGTAACGAAATCAATCTCTTTACCGCAGCCTGCGACAACCATCTGCCCCTGCTTTTGAAAGGCCCCACCGGTTGTGGAAAAAGCCGCTTTGTGGAACACATGGCCTGGCGGTTGAAGCGTCCCTTGATCACCGTCTCCTGCCACGAGGATATGACCGCGACCGACTTGGTGGGGCGTTATCTGGTGGTGGGGGGGGAGACGGTCTGGCAGGACGGACCTCTCACCCGGGCGGTGCGTCACGGCGGTATCTGCTATCTGGATGAGATTGTCGAGGCCCGCAAGGATACCACGGTGGTGATCCATCCTTTGGCCGATGATCGGCGGATTTTGCCCATGGAAAAGCTGGGAACGCTGCTCACGGCGGACCCGGATTTTTCCCTGGTGATCTCCTACAATCCCGGCTACCAGTCGGTGTTGAAAGACCTGAAACAGTCCACCCGGCAGCGGTTTGTCGCCATGGCCTTTGATTATCCCGAGGCGGAGCTGGAAGCGGTGATCATCCAAAGGGAAGCGGGCTTGGCTGGGAAAATGGCGGCCTCTCTGGTCAAGTTTGCCCATTTGACCCGCAACCTCAAGGGCAACGGCCTGGAGGAGGGGGCCAGCACCCGGCTGCTGGTTCATGCGGGCAAGCTGATCCACGCCGGCCACACCCCTGCACAAGCGTGTGCGGCGGCTATCACCCAGGCGTTGACCGACGATCCGGAAATGATCGCGGCGGTGGATGCCCTTTGTGAGTCGATCTTTTAA
- a CDS encoding nitric oxide reductase activation protein, with translation MATDPNQLGVDELEEQLEEVLEAALSSRRTAIAPARELAARSPQKQQAMLHWLPILAKINPEMAFQCAARMSPVLDDLEIPDLERWLEAVMDRFDREGLQSALSVLKKGPPVSSRSAGAVLLADISGLLGTFVVGLGGRRLGMAEAHDSHTDTETIFLPPAMALADSEADNLKLYRALTAHLWGLGRFGTFFPELPQTLAHWPDMEVAARVYLSLERWRIDAVLARQLPGLGRVMASWQGAHAFSEAWQPAIQELAHPGADRNRSLAWLGRLYDTPIPPRLPYHGADLYQPAVVRMQGRLEQEKILFRKAVGEVGQLRQPIRLQAIDAKSPPEPLLELESCPETLTCALRLDGQPLLPPENLKALATSILQDLGEIPPEYLTAAGSGGYLTDDLPPTAQGKEKGGAGQYSKQSEEGRIWYDEWDFHRNSYRKRWCQLRELEISPSDDPIVVETLKKYHGLWQGIRRSFEMLRGGERWLKRQERGDEVDMDALVESLVEAKRGQEMDHRLFQSRARNDRDVATLILVDMSGSTKGWVNDAIRESLVLLCKALQVLDDRFAVYGFTGMTRNRCELYHIKHFEEAYGEEVERHIAGIKPMEYTRMGVFIRHTSQLLNSQEARIRLLITLSDGKPEDYDSFRNGYRGQYGLEDTRKALLEARQTGIHPFCITIDTEARDYMPHLFGPGHYVVLDDVRSLPLKITDIYRRWTT, from the coding sequence ATGGCCACGGATCCAAACCAACTGGGGGTAGATGAGCTGGAGGAGCAGCTGGAGGAGGTTTTGGAGGCGGCCCTCTCCTCCCGGCGCACCGCCATTGCGCCGGCCCGGGAACTCGCGGCCCGATCACCCCAAAAGCAGCAGGCGATGCTCCACTGGCTGCCGATTTTGGCCAAAATCAATCCGGAGATGGCTTTTCAATGTGCCGCGCGGATGTCACCGGTTTTGGATGATCTGGAGATCCCGGACCTGGAACGCTGGTTGGAAGCGGTGATGGACCGCTTTGACCGGGAGGGACTGCAATCGGCTTTGTCGGTATTGAAAAAGGGGCCACCGGTATCAAGCCGGTCAGCAGGTGCGGTGTTGCTGGCTGATATCAGCGGGCTGCTTGGGACCTTTGTCGTAGGGCTTGGGGGGCGACGTCTCGGGATGGCCGAGGCCCATGATTCCCATACCGATACCGAAACCATTTTCTTGCCTCCAGCCATGGCTCTGGCTGACAGTGAGGCGGACAATCTCAAGCTCTACCGCGCCCTGACTGCTCACCTCTGGGGGTTGGGACGCTTCGGCACTTTTTTTCCGGAGCTTCCCCAGACACTGGCCCATTGGCCCGATATGGAGGTGGCCGCCCGGGTTTATCTCTCCTTGGAGAGGTGGCGTATCGATGCTGTTTTGGCGCGTCAGCTACCGGGTTTGGGGCGAGTGATGGCCTCTTGGCAAGGTGCTCATGCGTTCTCGGAAGCGTGGCAACCCGCGATACAGGAGCTGGCCCACCCCGGTGCGGATCGCAACCGTTCCTTAGCTTGGTTGGGGCGGCTCTACGATACGCCCATTCCCCCGAGGTTGCCCTACCACGGAGCTGATCTCTACCAACCCGCCGTCGTGAGGATGCAGGGGCGTCTGGAGCAGGAAAAAATTCTCTTTCGCAAAGCGGTGGGTGAGGTGGGGCAGCTGCGTCAACCCATTCGCCTGCAGGCCATCGACGCGAAGAGCCCCCCGGAGCCTTTGTTGGAGCTGGAAAGCTGTCCCGAAACCCTCACCTGTGCGTTGCGTCTGGATGGTCAACCCTTGCTGCCACCGGAAAACCTGAAAGCCCTCGCCACCTCCATCCTTCAGGATCTGGGTGAGATCCCCCCGGAATATCTCACTGCTGCCGGGTCCGGTGGTTATTTGACCGATGATCTGCCACCAACCGCCCAAGGAAAGGAAAAAGGTGGGGCTGGTCAATACTCAAAACAGTCCGAGGAGGGGCGGATTTGGTATGACGAGTGGGATTTTCACCGTAACAGCTATCGCAAGAGGTGGTGTCAGCTTCGGGAGCTGGAAATTTCGCCATCGGATGATCCTATCGTGGTGGAGACATTGAAAAAATATCACGGCCTGTGGCAGGGGATTCGCCGCAGCTTTGAAATGCTTCGGGGTGGGGAGCGCTGGCTCAAGCGGCAGGAGCGAGGGGATGAGGTGGATATGGATGCCCTGGTGGAGTCCCTGGTAGAGGCCAAAAGGGGGCAGGAGATGGATCATCGTCTGTTTCAGAGCCGGGCGCGTAACGACCGGGATGTGGCGACCCTGATTTTGGTGGATATGAGCGGCTCTACCAAAGGGTGGGTTAATGACGCCATTCGGGAAAGTTTGGTGCTGCTATGCAAAGCGTTACAAGTGCTGGACGATCGTTTTGCGGTTTACGGTTTTACCGGCATGACCCGCAATCGCTGTGAGCTTTATCACATCAAACACTTCGAAGAGGCCTATGGAGAGGAAGTAGAACGTCACATTGCCGGCATCAAGCCCATGGAATATACCCGCATGGGGGTGTTTATCCGCCACACCAGCCAACTGCTCAACAGCCAGGAGGCCCGGATTCGACTGCTGATCACCCTGTCGGATGGCAAGCCCGAAGATTATGACAGCTTTCGCAACGGCTATCGGGGGCAGTATGGCCTGGAAGATACCCGCAAGGCGTTGCTCGAAGCCCGCCAAACCGGCATCCACCCCTTTTGCATCACCATCGATACCGAAGCGAGGGACTATATGCCCCATCTTTTCGGTCCAGGCCATTATGTGGTACTGGATGACGTGCGCTCACTTCCCCTTAAAATTACCGATATCTATCGCCGCTGGACCACCTGA
- a CDS encoding SCO family protein — MTQPQQRQRPPLFQLAIAGILILVGVVSGYQLFSHQTEPTIPAEEALRGVVLPQPIPLTPFQLVDHLGQPFDLERLKGRWSFLFFGYTHCPDVCPLSMSLLVEMYGHLPASSQILADTHTYFVSVDPKRDTLAVLKDYVPYFHADFMGVTGGPEALRGFSKQVHAIYEFSPEVDGEYSVDHSSAFYLIDPEGRFYALFQSQFHNPEQMAKAYLQIRGG; from the coding sequence ATGACCCAACCCCAACAGAGACAGAGGCCGCCCCTGTTTCAGCTGGCTATCGCCGGGATATTGATCCTGGTTGGGGTGGTTTCCGGCTATCAACTCTTCAGCCACCAAACCGAACCAACCATTCCGGCTGAAGAAGCGCTCCGGGGAGTGGTCCTGCCCCAACCAATCCCCCTGACCCCCTTCCAGTTGGTGGATCATTTGGGTCAACCCTTCGACCTGGAAAGGCTGAAAGGGCGCTGGAGCTTTCTTTTTTTCGGCTACACCCACTGCCCCGATGTTTGCCCCCTCTCCATGAGCCTGTTGGTGGAGATGTATGGGCACTTGCCCGCTTCCTCCCAGATATTGGCCGATACCCACACCTATTTTGTCTCCGTGGATCCCAAGCGGGATACCCTGGCAGTGTTGAAGGATTACGTGCCCTATTTTCATGCCGATTTTATGGGGGTAACGGGTGGTCCTGAGGCGCTTCGGGGGTTCAGCAAACAGGTGCATGCCATCTATGAATTTTCCCCGGAGGTGGATGGGGAGTATAGCGTGGACCACTCCTCGGCTTTTTATCTGATTGATCCTGAAGGGCGTTTTTATGCGCTGTTTCAGTCCCAGTTTCACAACCCTGAGCAGATGGCGAAAGCCTACCTGCAAATTCGCGGTGGCTGA
- a CDS encoding cbb3-type cytochrome c oxidase subunit I, producing MSAQSEKFKLSEWIFTTDHKRIGVLYLIGSIAAFGIAGIMALLIRIEQSSLGPTLADSAMDAGNQYNVWLYFHGAAMILGFLIPGLTGFAANYFLPLMIGAKDVAFPRINAFSVWLFYTGIIVALLTFIVPDAPDIMWTGYPPYSLVTSGNTAFYVFTVHLLGFSSILGAVNFLVTVIYMRAPGMGWNQLNMFVWSTVTAFVIQLVFVPVLAAAVTMLLFDKYMGTHFFDPSAGGDVLLYQNLFWFYSHPAVYVILLPALGILYEIVATFSKNRIFNYKAGVYGGMWGTVLISGEVWVHHLYVSGMPNWIRIGQMVSTLLISIPVGLMAISLFGTLYRGSITFSIPMKYAVACLFLFLVGGLTGIPLAITALDLHLSETSFVHAHFHYIMGIFATFSVFAGVYYWFPKMTGKMTDEKLGTIGFWLNFVGVNITFIPLFIIGIDGMPRRYWDYEMYPQFENWHFVAMLGAIMIGTGMALTIFNWIKSAINGEASSANPWRSASLEWTHTVNPPGPGNFLEDVKVSEEWTPYDYAKR from the coding sequence ATGAGCGCCCAATCGGAAAAGTTTAAATTGAGCGAGTGGATCTTTACCACCGACCACAAGCGGATCGGGGTTCTCTACCTGATTGGCTCCATCGCGGCCTTCGGCATTGCCGGTATCATGGCCCTTTTGATTCGGATCGAGCAGTCCAGTCTGGGCCCCACCCTGGCCGACAGCGCCATGGATGCCGGTAACCAATATAACGTCTGGCTCTATTTTCATGGCGCAGCCATGATCTTGGGTTTTTTGATTCCGGGGCTCACCGGGTTTGCAGCCAACTATTTTCTACCGCTGATGATCGGGGCCAAGGATGTCGCTTTTCCCCGCATCAATGCCTTCTCCGTCTGGCTCTTTTATACCGGCATTATCGTCGCACTCCTGACCTTCATCGTGCCCGATGCCCCGGACATCATGTGGACCGGCTATCCGCCCTATTCGTTGGTGACGAGTGGGAACACAGCCTTTTACGTCTTTACGGTTCACCTGCTGGGCTTCTCTTCCATCTTGGGTGCGGTCAACTTTTTGGTCACTGTGATCTACATGCGGGCCCCCGGCATGGGTTGGAACCAGCTCAACATGTTTGTCTGGTCCACGGTGACGGCTTTCGTCATCCAGCTGGTCTTCGTGCCGGTTTTGGCCGCAGCCGTTACCATGCTGCTCTTCGATAAATATATGGGCACCCACTTTTTTGATCCGTCAGCGGGTGGCGATGTCCTGCTTTATCAGAATCTTTTCTGGTTCTACTCCCATCCAGCGGTCTATGTGATCCTGCTGCCGGCTCTGGGTATTCTCTACGAGATCGTCGCCACCTTTAGCAAAAACCGCATCTTCAACTACAAGGCCGGTGTCTATGGCGGCATGTGGGGGACGGTTTTGATCTCTGGTGAAGTGTGGGTGCATCACCTCTATGTTTCGGGTATGCCCAACTGGATCCGTATCGGTCAGATGGTCAGTACTCTTCTGATCTCCATACCGGTGGGGCTTATGGCGATCTCCCTGTTCGGCACCCTTTATCGGGGTTCCATCACCTTCTCCATCCCGATGAAATATGCCGTCGCTTGCCTCTTCCTCTTCCTGGTCGGGGGTTTGACCGGTATTCCGCTGGCTATTACGGCTCTGGATCTCCACCTTTCGGAGACCTCCTTCGTCCATGCCCACTTTCACTACATCATGGGTATTTTCGCTACTTTTTCGGTGTTTGCCGGGGTTTATTACTGGTTCCCGAAGATGACTGGCAAGATGACGGACGAAAAACTGGGTACCATCGGTTTTTGGCTCAACTTTGTTGGTGTGAACATCACCTTCATCCCGCTCTTTATCATCGGTATCGACGGCATGCCCCGGCGTTACTGGGATTATGAGATGTATCCCCAGTTTGAAAACTGGCATTTTGTCGCCATGCTGGGTGCCATCATGATCGGTACCGGCATGGCTCTCACCATCTTCAACTGGATCAAGAGCGCTATCAACGGCGAGGCTTCTTCGGCCAACCCCTGGCGCTCTGCCTCTCTGGAGTGGACCCATACCGTCAATCCCCCTGGCCCTGGCAACTTCCTGGAAGATGTTAAGGTGAGCGAAGAGTGGACGCCATACGACTATGCCAAACGATAA
- the cyoE gene encoding protoheme IX farnesyltransferase produces MATHIKNYIELLKLRIGGMIALTAVVSYLAMAPEYSGVHLLQLVLVMLLGASSSAVFNHWYDRDIDRIMPRTANRPLAREALPHADHALWLAGGLLVSGVGLAYQFFNVAVAIHLFLGAFSYGIVYTVWLKRRSRLNIVLGGLAGSFAVLSGAATVSPELTALPLSLALVLFFWTPSHFWSLAIHLKEEYRQVGIPMLPVVVGEKQTALFIFVNSLMLVAASMLPYLYHQLGGIYLLGATVAGVLFLIGNWRMIQLPTREMGWSNFIGSMRYLGILFVAIVIDVNLTLV; encoded by the coding sequence ATGGCGACCCACATTAAAAATTATATCGAACTGCTGAAGCTGCGCATTGGCGGCATGATCGCCCTTACCGCAGTGGTTTCCTACCTGGCCATGGCTCCGGAATATTCAGGGGTGCATCTTTTGCAGTTGGTTTTGGTGATGCTGCTGGGGGCTTCCAGCTCGGCTGTTTTCAACCACTGGTATGATCGGGATATCGATCGCATCATGCCCCGCACTGCCAATCGACCTCTCGCCCGTGAAGCTTTGCCCCATGCGGATCACGCCTTGTGGCTGGCTGGGGGATTGTTGGTTTCGGGGGTGGGGCTGGCGTATCAATTTTTTAATGTGGCCGTGGCGATCCATCTCTTTTTGGGCGCTTTTTCCTACGGCATCGTCTATACGGTGTGGCTGAAGCGGCGCAGTCGTCTTAATATTGTCCTGGGGGGGCTTGCGGGGAGTTTTGCCGTGCTTTCCGGGGCTGCTACGGTGTCACCTGAGCTGACCGCACTGCCTCTCTCTTTGGCGCTGGTGCTCTTTTTCTGGACCCCCTCCCATTTTTGGAGCCTGGCCATCCACCTCAAGGAGGAGTATCGCCAGGTGGGGATTCCCATGTTGCCGGTGGTGGTAGGAGAAAAACAGACCGCGCTCTTTATCTTCGTCAACAGCCTGATGCTGGTGGCCGCTTCCATGCTTCCCTACCTCTATCACCAACTGGGGGGGATCTATCTATTGGGCGCTACGGTAGCTGGTGTGCTGTTTTTGATCGGCAACTGGCGCATGATCCAGCTTCCCACCCGGGAGATGGGTTGGTCCAATTTTATCGGCTCCATGCGCTATCTGGGTATCTTGTTCGTGGCGATCGTGATAGATGTCAACTTGACGTTGGTCTGA
- a CDS encoding YdiU family protein — translation MNSLNFDNRTVKELPKDPKDSPHTRPVLGAFWSAVKPKPVTSPELVAHASEVAELLGLTPEETGQADFIDIFSGNRLAHGMEPYASCYGGHQFGRWAGQLGDGRAIGLGEVVNRAGERWELQLKGSGLTPYSRGGDGLAVLRSSIREFLCSEAMHHLGIATTRALSVITTGEPVTRDMFYDGHPRHEPGAVVCRVSPSFIRFGHFEIFAKRGENKLLEQLVDFTISRDFPELAHIESTSERRQIWFTQVCERTARLMVEWLRVGFVHGVMNTDNMSILGLTIDYGPYGWIDHFDANWTPNTTDSEEHRYAYGRQPEIARWNLERLAEALSPLMESSALNAGLTRYDALYFEQFQIMLATKFGWGSWQKSDSELVERAFALLHNAEVDMTDFFRRLATVDIASADIDTLRPAFYREELFQRYRVPFSQWLASYSQRVNQGFFGKNGLSRRQSMDQVNPRFVLRNYIAQQAIERSQEGDHQLVRELLEVLKTPYDHQPEHAHWYGIRPEWARNKPGCSMLSCSS, via the coding sequence ATCAACTCTCTCAACTTTGACAATCGCACTGTCAAAGAGCTTCCCAAAGATCCCAAGGATTCTCCCCATACCCGGCCTGTCTTGGGTGCATTTTGGTCGGCTGTGAAGCCAAAACCGGTGACATCCCCCGAGTTGGTCGCCCACGCCTCAGAAGTCGCTGAACTGCTGGGACTGACCCCGGAAGAGACCGGACAGGCTGATTTTATCGATATTTTTTCCGGCAATCGCTTGGCCCACGGCATGGAACCCTATGCCAGCTGCTATGGGGGGCATCAATTTGGTCGCTGGGCTGGACAATTGGGGGATGGACGGGCCATCGGGCTTGGGGAAGTGGTCAACCGGGCTGGGGAGCGCTGGGAGTTGCAACTCAAGGGCTCCGGACTCACCCCTTACTCCAGAGGGGGGGATGGCCTGGCTGTGCTGCGCTCATCGATTCGGGAATTTTTATGCAGCGAGGCCATGCACCACCTGGGCATTGCCACCACCCGTGCCCTCAGTGTGATCACCACAGGTGAGCCCGTCACCCGGGATATGTTTTATGATGGCCATCCCCGCCACGAACCAGGCGCCGTGGTGTGCCGGGTCTCCCCCTCTTTCATCCGTTTTGGTCATTTTGAAATTTTTGCCAAACGGGGGGAAAATAAACTCCTGGAGCAACTGGTTGATTTTACCATTTCCCGGGATTTTCCAGAACTTGCCCACATTGAATCCACCTCGGAACGTCGGCAGATCTGGTTTACTCAAGTGTGTGAACGCACCGCCCGTTTGATGGTGGAGTGGCTGCGGGTGGGATTTGTCCACGGGGTGATGAACACCGACAACATGTCCATTCTGGGGCTCACCATCGATTATGGTCCCTATGGCTGGATCGACCATTTCGACGCCAACTGGACCCCCAACACCACCGACTCAGAAGAACACCGGTATGCCTATGGCCGCCAGCCCGAGATCGCCCGCTGGAATCTGGAGCGGCTGGCTGAAGCTTTATCCCCCCTGATGGAATCGTCAGCGCTCAACGCTGGGCTGACCCGTTATGATGCCCTCTATTTTGAGCAATTCCAGATCATGCTGGCCACCAAGTTTGGTTGGGGAAGCTGGCAAAAGAGCGACTCGGAGTTGGTTGAGCGGGCTTTTGCGCTGCTCCACAATGCCGAGGTGGATATGACCGATTTTTTCCGGCGTCTGGCCACGGTGGATATCGCTTCAGCCGATATCGACACCTTACGCCCGGCCTTCTATCGGGAGGAGCTGTTTCAGCGTTATCGGGTGCCTTTTTCCCAGTGGCTGGCAAGCTATTCCCAACGGGTAAACCAGGGATTTTTCGGGAAAAATGGGCTGAGCCGCCGCCAAAGCATGGATCAGGTCAACCCCCGTTTTGTGCTTCGCAACTATATTGCCCAGCAAGCCATTGAGCGTTCACAAGAGGGGGATCATCAGCTGGTACGAGAGCTGCTTGAGGTTCTGAAAACCCCCTACGATCATCAACCTGAACATGCCCATTGGTATGGCATCCGGCCTGAATGGGCACGAAACAAACCGGGCTGCTCGATGTTGTCGTGCAGCTCGTAA